GCCACCTTTGTCGAGAAAAAATACATCGCCATGCTCAAGCAGCCGCTGGAGTCTTCCGGCGAGCTGGCCTTTACCGCGCCGGACCGGCTGGAAAAGCGCACCCTCAAGCCCAAGGTGGAATCCGTGCTGCTGGAGGGCAACAAGCTGACGCTGGAGCGCAGCGACGGCCGCAAGATGACGGTGGCGCTGTCCGACCGCCCGGAAGTGGCGGCCTTTGTCGAAAGCATTCGCGCCACCCTGTCCGGTGACCGTAGCGGGCTGGAGCGCTTCTATACCCTGGCGCTGAGCGGCGGCAGCGAACAGTGGCAGCTGAACCTCACCCCGATCCAGTCGCGCATGCAGAAGGTGATCAGCCAGATCCGCATCGCCGGCAACCAGGCGCAGGTGCGCAGCATCGAGTTCCTGCAGGCCGACGGCGACCGCTCGGAAATGACCATTACCAGCACCAGCAGCAAATGAAGCCAGGCCGTTACAAACTGGCGCTGGTCGCCTGGCTGGCGCTGATGCTGGCCTCGGTGCTGGTGATCACCCAGACCCGCTTTGTGGCCGACCTGTCCGCCTTCATGCCCAAGGTGCCCAGCGCGCGGCAGCAGATGCTGATCGACCAGCTGCGTGACGGCGCCATCGCCCGCATCGTGCTGGTGGGCATCGAAGGCAGCGACGAGGCCGAGCGTGGCCGGCTGTCGCGGTTGCTGGTGAGCCAGTTGGCGCGCAACCCGCGTTTCACCTCGGTGCAGAACGGCGACAGCCAGACCCAGCAGCGCGACCAGCAGTATTTCTTTGCCAACCGTTACCTGCTGAGCCCGGCGGTGACGGCGCAGCGCTTCAGTGCCGACGGCCTGCACGGCGCCATCCAGGACACGCTGGACGCCATGTCCGGCGATGCCGGCCTGGTGGTGAAGAAGATCCTGCCGCGCGACCCTACGGGGGAAACGCTGCAGATTCTCGACCAGTTCATCGGCGAGAGCCAGCCGCAGAGCAGCAACGACATCTGGGTATCGCGCGACGGCAAGCGCGCGGTGCTGCTGCTGCAGTTGGCCGAATCCGGCCTGAATACCGATGCCCAGGCGGCGGCGCTGGCCGATGTGCAGCACACCTTCGACCAGCTGCCGGCGCGCCATGCCGACACCCGGCTGGTGATGAGCGGCACCAGCGTGCTGTCGGTGGCCTCGCGCAACACCATCCAGCATGAGGTGGAGCGGCTGGCCACGCTGGGCACCGTGCTGGTGGTGGCGCTGCTGCTGCTGGTGTACCGCTCGCTGCCGCTGCTGCTGCTGGGGCTGATCCCGGTGCTGTCCGGCGCGCTGGTGGGCATTGCCAGCGTCAGCCTGGGTTTCGGCCACGTGCACGGCCTCACGCTGGGCTTCGGCACCACGCTGATCGGCGAGGCGGTCGATTACTCCATCTACCTGTTCATCCAGCGTGCCGGCGGCAACGAGCCGCGCCACTTCTGGCGCACCATCCGCCTGGGCGTGCTCACCTCCATCACCGGCTTTGCCGCGCTGATGTGTTCCAGCTTCCCCGGCCTGTCGCAGCTGGGGCTGTATTCCATCAGCGGGCTGGTGACGGCAGCGCTGGTGACCCGCTATATCCTGCCGGGGCTGATGCCGGCGCGGCTGAATCTGCGTGACCTGAGCGGGCCGGGGCAGTGGCTGCAAAAGGCGCTGGATGGCCTGACGCGCCTGCGCTGGGTGCTGGCGGCAGCACTGTTGGCCGCAGTGGCGGTGCTGGTGCTGCACAAGCAGGACATCTGGAGCCGCCAGCTCAATGCGCTCAGCTCCATCTCCAAGCAGCAGAACCAGCTGGATGCCGAGCTGCGCGGTGATCTGGGCGGCAACGACATGCGCTACGTCGCCAGCTTCAGCGCGCCGGATCAGGAAAGCGCGCTGCAACTGGCCGAGCGCAGCCGGCAGGTGTTGCAGCAGCTGCAGCGCCAGGGCGTGATCGGCGGCTTCCATTCACCGGATGAGCTATTGCCCAGCCAGGCCAGCCAGCGTGCGCGCCAGGCGGCGCTGCCGGCGGCGGGCGAGGCGCAGCAGCGGCTGCAGCAGGCGCTGCAGGGCATGCCGCTGGCGGCCGAGCAGCTGCAGGGCTTCCTGGCCGACCTGGAACGCAGCCGCACCCAGCCGCTGCTGAGCCGGCAGAGCCTGCACGGCAGCGCCAGCAGCGTGCTGCTGGATTCCATGCTGATCAAGCGTGAGCACGGCTACCTGGTGCTGATGCCCTTGCGGCCAACGGGTGTGGGCGTGCAGGGCGACCAGATCGCGCTGGACAAGGTGCGCGCGGCGCTGGCTGCCCGGCAGCTGGGGCAGGTGACGGTGATCGACCTGCTGGAGGAAACCACCGCCATCTTCGACAGCTACACCCACGAGGCGCTGGTGTTCTCCTCGCTGGGCAGCCTGGCCATCCTGCTGCTGCTGGCGTTTACCTGCGGCTGGCGCCAGGCGGTGCGGGTTACCATTCCGCTGGGCTGCGCGGTGCTGTGCGTGGTGGCCATCTTCGACGCCAGCGGCATCCAGCTGACCATCCTGCACCTGGTGGGGCTGCTGCTGGTGGTGGCCATCGGCTCCAACTACGCGCTGTTCTTTGCCAACAAGCAGCAGCTGGGCAGCGCGGCGGAGCAGCGCCAGGTGGAGGTATCGCTGGTGGTGGCCAACCTGGCCACAGTGACCAGCTTCGGCCTGCTGGGTACTTCCAGCGTGCCGGTGCTGTCCTTCATCGGCAGCACAGTGGCGATAGGCGCTTTGCTGGCGTTGGTGTTTTCCGCAATGATGGCGAGGATGCAGCCCAGTGCGCACCATTGACGATCGCTGGCAGCCGGCGCAGCGGGCGGACAGCCTGCTGGTGCTGCTGCCGCCGGCCAAGGCCACACTGGAAGACCTGATCGCACAGGGCATGGTGGCTGCGGTGCGGGAGCGCGGCCTGCCGCTGGATATCGTGCTGGCCGAGGTGGGGTACCAGCAGGTGATGGCCGGCACCGTGGCCAGCAGCCTGCAGCAGGCGGTGGTGCAGCCGGCGCTGGACGCCGGCTACCGCCACATCTGGCTGGCCGGCATCTCGCTGGGTGCCTTCAACGCGCTGCATTATGCTGCCTGTTACGCCGCGCTGTGCGGCCAACGTCTGGCGGGCATCAAGCTGCTGGCGCCGTACCCCGGCACCGCCGACATCCTGCAGGAAATCGGCGCCGCCGGCGGGCCGCAGGCCTGGGCGGCGGACCCGGCCACTTCCAGGCAGGACGAGCGCATCTGGTGGCACTGGCTGGCCGCTGGTGCCGGCGATTGCCCGGTGTGGCTGGGGCTGTCGGAACAGGATCGTTTTCTTGCCGGGCAGCAGTTGCTGGCCGGCCTGCTGCCGCCGCAACGGGTGCAGCGCACCGACGGTGAGCACAGCTGGCCGGCCTGGCTGCGGCTGTGGCAGCACTGGCTGGATCACGGCCCGCTGGCCGCGCCGGCATTTGCGGCAAAGGAGCAAGCATGAAGCTGTCGCCGTTTCTCAAGCTGTGCATCGCCCTGCATATAGTGGCGCTGCTGGCATGGTTGGCCGCACCGCAGTACTGGCCGTGGCTGCTGCTGGCGCTGTTCCTGTTGCACGGCGGCATCGCGCTGGCCGGCCTGCTGCCGCGCTGCGCGC
This Vogesella sp. LIG4 DNA region includes the following protein-coding sequences:
- a CDS encoding LolA-related protein; this translates as MRAPIMSKTVAALAVLLAAGLCQAAELSVADLMQMLGQKKSGTATFVEKKYIAMLKQPLESSGELAFTAPDRLEKRTLKPKVESVLLEGNKLTLERSDGRKMTVALSDRPEVAAFVESIRATLSGDRSGLERFYTLALSGGSEQWQLNLTPIQSRMQKVISQIRIAGNQAQVRSIEFLQADGDRSEMTITSTSSK
- a CDS encoding MMPL family transporter, with amino-acid sequence MKPGRYKLALVAWLALMLASVLVITQTRFVADLSAFMPKVPSARQQMLIDQLRDGAIARIVLVGIEGSDEAERGRLSRLLVSQLARNPRFTSVQNGDSQTQQRDQQYFFANRYLLSPAVTAQRFSADGLHGAIQDTLDAMSGDAGLVVKKILPRDPTGETLQILDQFIGESQPQSSNDIWVSRDGKRAVLLLQLAESGLNTDAQAAALADVQHTFDQLPARHADTRLVMSGTSVLSVASRNTIQHEVERLATLGTVLVVALLLLVYRSLPLLLLGLIPVLSGALVGIASVSLGFGHVHGLTLGFGTTLIGEAVDYSIYLFIQRAGGNEPRHFWRTIRLGVLTSITGFAALMCSSFPGLSQLGLYSISGLVTAALVTRYILPGLMPARLNLRDLSGPGQWLQKALDGLTRLRWVLAAALLAAVAVLVLHKQDIWSRQLNALSSISKQQNQLDAELRGDLGGNDMRYVASFSAPDQESALQLAERSRQVLQQLQRQGVIGGFHSPDELLPSQASQRARQAALPAAGEAQQRLQQALQGMPLAAEQLQGFLADLERSRTQPLLSRQSLHGSASSVLLDSMLIKREHGYLVLMPLRPTGVGVQGDQIALDKVRAALAARQLGQVTVIDLLEETTAIFDSYTHEALVFSSLGSLAILLLLAFTCGWRQAVRVTIPLGCAVLCVVAIFDASGIQLTILHLVGLLLVVAIGSNYALFFANKQQLGSAAEQRQVEVSLVVANLATVTSFGLLGTSSVPVLSFIGSTVAIGALLALVFSAMMARMQPSAHH
- a CDS encoding alpha/beta hydrolase; this translates as MRTIDDRWQPAQRADSLLVLLPPAKATLEDLIAQGMVAAVRERGLPLDIVLAEVGYQQVMAGTVASSLQQAVVQPALDAGYRHIWLAGISLGAFNALHYAACYAALCGQRLAGIKLLAPYPGTADILQEIGAAGGPQAWAADPATSRQDERIWWHWLAAGAGDCPVWLGLSEQDRFLAGQQLLAGLLPPQRVQRTDGEHSWPAWLRLWQHWLDHGPLAAPAFAAKEQA